A part of Aspergillus flavus chromosome 1, complete sequence genomic DNA contains:
- a CDS encoding putative phosphatase (phosphatidyl synthase), which translates to MTTAAGLGSQTVRRLSSLDAVRADLYGGPSVVVPPKHLMASSDSHETAMAMEMAKQHLEDEVSSDEGSPRVASPVLRGPLTTTDEFALAFDIDGVLIRGGEPIPAAIKALKYINGANPYGIKIPYIFVTNGGGKTEEERCLDLSQQLELEVSPGQFICGHTPMREMAARYNTVLVVGGVGEKCRIVAEGYGFKDVITPGDIIKTRHDTTPFRSLTEEEYKNSRVRDFSQTNIDAIFVFADSRDWAGDQQIILDVLMSKNGRLGTRSETFDEGPPVFFSHNDVVWSTSHEHSRIGMGALRASLEALYKAVTGKDLHTVAFGKPQLGTYEFATRLLRQWRKDTHGINCPPNTVYFVGDTPESDIRGTNEFDKISDSHWYSILVKTGVYQEGTIPRYPPKKITDNVLEAVKFAMERELSKQANESAIADDVDSGIDSESAKNH; encoded by the exons ATGACGACCGCCGCCGGTCTAGGTTCCCAAACGGTCCGCCGGCTATCCAGCCTGGACGCCGTTCGGGCCGACCTTTATGGCGGCCCCAGTGTGGTCGTTCCTCCCAAGCACTTGATGGCCTCCAGTGACTCTCATGAAACGGCTATGGCAATGGAAATGGCCAAGCAACACCTAGAAGATGAGGTTTCATCTGATGAGGGGTCACCCCGCGTTGCGTCCCCGGTCCTGCGAGGGCCTTTGACCACCACTGATGAGTTTGCGCTGGCCTTCGACATTGACGGCGTTCTTATCAGGGGCGGAGAACCAATCCCCGCGGCCATTAAGGCACTCAAATATATCAATGGGGCCAATCCGTATGGTATTAAGAT ACCCTATATCTTCGTTACAAATGGTGGAGGCAAGACCGAAGAGGAACGATGCTTGGATCTAAGCCAGCAACTAGAGCTGGAGGTCTCGCCGGGCCAATTCATTTGTGGCCACACTCCCATGCGGGAGATGGCGGCGCGGTACAATACCGTCCTTGTCGTTGGTGGTGTAGGCGAGAAATGCCGCATTGTAGCTGAGGGCTATGGTTTCAAGGATGTCATCACTCCCggggatatcatcaagacgAGGCACGACACGACACCATTCCGGAGCTTGACAGAAGAGGAGTACAAGAACTCTCGCGTCCGAGATTTCAGTCAGACCAACATTGATGCCATCTTCGTCTTTGCTGACAGCCGAGACTGGGCCGGTGACCAGCAGATCATTTTGGATGTTCTCATGTCGAAGAATGGACGTCTCGGTACACGCTCCGAGACCTTCGACGAGGGCCCACCCGTATTCTTTTCCCACAACGATGTTGTGTGGTCCACCTCTCATGAGCATTCTCGTATTGGTATGGGTGCTCTCAGGGCTTCTCTAGAGGCGCTCTACAAAGCCGTCACCGGAAAGGACCTGCATACGGTTGCTTTTGGTAAACCTCAACTGGGAACATATGAATTCGCCACCCGGCTCCTTCGCCAGTGGCGCAAGGACACCCACGGTATCAACTGTCCTCCGAACACCGTCTATTTCGTCGGTGATACCCCGGAGTCAGATATCCGCGGTACCAACGAGTTCGATAAAATCAGTGATTCCCACTGGTACTCAATTCTTGTTAAAACAGGTGTCTACCAGGAGGGTACTATCCCCCGTTATCCGCCCAAGAAGATCACCGACAATGTACTAGAAGCTGTCAAGTTTGCTATGGAACGTGAACTCAGCAAGCAAGCAAACGAGTCCGCCATCGCAGATGATGTCGACTCTGGCATCGACTCTGAATCTGCTAAGAACCATTGA
- a CDS encoding beta-galactosidase/beta-glucuronidase → MITMSGFKSLELSQGWQFRDASDSSPEAWRSVSNVPTVVHLDLIEQGVIPDPFIGMNELQVQWVGERDWIYRVEFVPPKLDAGQRCDLLFEGLDTIATVKLNGELILKSDNMFIPHRVDITKHLMPKSSSVMTLDILFESALLCGRERVKQHPEHRFITHQTEAGRSSVRKAGYHWGWDWGPILMTAGPWRPVRLETYTARVEDVWVESEVSQDLNLCRGRLKAQVSGRSGNCVHFKILLRNKVLFESEVSATGDGYAETEFVIQNPALWYPRGYGRQDLHEICVKLIDNHEVQHEVSKLTGFRSVELVQEKDQHGQSFFFRINGIDTFAGGSCWIPGDSFLPRLTPDKYRQWLGLLLEGNQNMIRIWGGGIFEPSAFYSICDELGILVWQDFMFACASYPTYPSFLSSIEEEARVNVKRLRHHPSIVIYAGSNEDYQIQEKYHLDYNFETDKDPQSWLKSTFPARYIYEYLLPKVVEEESPTTPYHPTSPWGGGKHSADPTIGDIHQWNIWHGSMLPYQNFPEVGGRFVSEFGMEAFPHRATIEQFIEDEDEMYPQSLTMDFHNKARDHERRLGTYILENFRIKSDFQAYIHLSQVVQSDAMKFAYQGWRRQWGHGRLCGGALVWQLNDCWPTTSWAVVDYYLRKKPAFYVISRALEPIAVGVSRAHEEWTSGHAKPAESTRYELWAVTSHLKPIRATLSLRCISIRTGADVQPEVSHEVVLVPNGTTEVASEEMSLKEADAFVLTATLSIDGRVISRDMDWPQPYKYLSFRDRGVEVKHLPAENALSITARKPVKGLVFEEADGVWLQDNGIDIVPGYEHIIAVRGIHSSSDIPRWTYIGDDRL, encoded by the exons ATGATAACAATGTCCGGCTTCAAGTCGCTCGAGCTCTCGCAAGGCTGGCAATTCCGGGACGCCAGCGATAGCAGTCCAGAGGCATGGCGTAGCGTTTCCAATGTCCCAACCGTTGTACACCTCGATCTCATTGAGCAAGGTGTGATACCCGACCCGTTCATCGGGATGAATGAGCTCCAAGTGCAGTGGGTTGGTGAGCGAGACTGGATATATCGGGTGGAGTTCGTGCCACCAAAGCTTGATGCCGGTCAACGATGTGATCTCCTCTTCGAAGGCCTAGATACTATCGCGACTGTCAAGTTGAACGGTGAACTCATTCTAAAGAGCGATAATATGTTTATCCCCCATCGAGTTGATATCACGAAACATTTGATGCCGAAGTCTAGCAGCGTCATGACGCTCGATATCTTGTTTGAGTCTGCTCTGTTATGTGGACGGGAGCGGGTTAAGCAACATCCTGAGCACCGGTTCATTACACATCAAACGGAAGCTGGGCGGAGCTCGGTCCGAAAGGCTGGGTATCATTGGGGCTGGGACTGGGGTCCTATTTTGATGACGGCTGGGCCGTGGAGACCAGTTCGATTGGAGACCTATACAGCTAGGGTTGAAGACGTATGGGTTGAGAGCGAAGTAAGCCAGGATTTGAATTTATGTCGGGGTCGTCTCAAGGCGCAAGTTTCTGGGAGGTCAGGAAATTGTGTTCATTTCAAGATTCTGCTCCGGAATAAGGTGCTTTTTGAGTCTGAAGTAAGTGCTACAGGGGATGGTTATGCAGAGACAGAATTCGTGATCCAAAATCCAGCATTATGGTATCCGCGTGGATATGGCCGGCAGGACCTACATGAAATCTGTGTCAAGCTCATTGACAATCATGAGGTGCAACATGAGGTCTCCAAGTTGACCGGGTTCAGAAGTGTAGAGCTTGTTCAAGAGAAAGACCAACACGGCCAATCCTTCTTTTTCAGGATTAATGGTATTGACACTTTTGCCGGCGGCTCATGCTGGATACCGGGCGATAGCTTCCTTCCTCGATTGACCCCTGACAAGTACAGGCAATGGCTCGGATTGCTGCTAGAGGGAAATCAGAATATGATTCG CATCTGGGGTGGCGGGATCTTTGAGCCCTCCGCCTTTTACTCCATTTGTGATGAGCTCGGGATTTTAGTCTGGCAAGATTTTATGTTTGCATGCGCCTCGTATCCTACCTATCCTTCCTTTTTGTCGTccatcgaggaagaagcgCGTGTAAATGTCAAacgtcttcgtcatcatcccTCCATCGTGATCTACGCAGGAAGTAACGAAGACTACCAGATTCAAGAAAAATACCATCTTGACTATAACTTCGAGACTGATAAAGACCCGCAGTCATGGCTTAAGTCAACCTTTCCTGCCAGGTACATCTATGAGTACCTATTGCCGAAGGTTGTAGAGGAAGAATCACCCACTACACCATACCACCCAACAAGCCCgtggggaggaggaaagcATTCAGCAGATCCAACAATAGGAGATATCCATCAGTGGAACA TCTGGCACGGATCAATGTTGCCTTATCAAAACTTTCCGGAAGTTGGCGGACGGTTCGTCAGTGAATTCGGAATGGAAGCGTTCCCGCATCGAGCGACAATCGAGCAGTTtattgaagatgaagacgagaTGTACCCTCAATCTCTCACCATGGACTTTCATAACAAAGCCAGAGACCACGAGCGACGACTCGGCACTTATATCCTCGAGAACTTCCGGATCAAATCAGATTTTCAG GCATACATACATCTCTCTCAGGTTGTACAATCCGACGCTATGAAGTTTGCGTATCAGGGCTGGCGCCGACAATGGGGCCACGGCCGCCTCTGTGGTGGAGCCTTGGTTTGGCAACTAAATGACTGTTGGCCGACGACCTCGTGGGCAGTGGTAGACTATTATCTGCGAAAGAAGCCCGCATTCTATGTCATATCGCGGGCTCTGGAACCAATTGCAGTTGGTGTTTCCAGGGCTCACGAGGAATGGACATCTGGACATGCCAAGCCTGCAGAGTCAACGAGATATGAGCTTTGGGCTGTGACCAGCCATCTTAAGCCGATCCGCGCTACGTTAAGCTTACGCTGCATATCAATCCGAACGGGTGCAGATGTGCAGCCAGAGGTATCACACGAGGTTGTTCTCGTTCCAAACGGTACAACGGAAGTAGCAAGCGAGGAGATGAGTTTAAAAGAGGCGGATGCATTTGTGCTGACCGCAACCCTGAGTATTGATGGTCGGGTAATTAGTCGAGATATGGATTGGCCACAGCCTTACAAGTACCTCTCATTCCGAGACAGGGGTGTAGAGGTCAAACATCTTCCTGCAGAGAATGCGTTGTCCATCACAGCCAGAAAGCCAGTCAAGGGTTTGGTCTTTGAGGAGGCAGATGGCGTTTGGCTGCAAGATAACGGAATCGACATAGTCCCTGGCTATGAGCACATTATTGCCGTCCGTGGAATCCACAGTTCCTCTGATATCCCACGTTGGACATACATTGGGGATGACAGACTATGA
- a CDS encoding mitochondrial 37S ribosomal protein mS38 has translation MLSSSLRRAAWAPIAPITGIARSSSQALPASSNTLLGAAQHVRQRRYSSSSSSKPSDGSRKVDASSQTPAKGVNASEKREGKASRRRGKDSSGRNGSKSNQHTVFSRLPSVPSTQHLQPHDVHVASFFSIHRPISVSTTVPPPSSPEAFDAIFTAKKSTKHESDDVIFTLSSTVNSMENPAYHLGEQEGSLNHFDMEGNQLDGMNMAELKVSVEELTRRLRPFHPPPPPVPFDEAKDAGAVESENFSPRETSYSTVLTIHESTHADGRKTYEAHTGPFVRSPDMDAPGAGENEAIIDVPSQPGTTYIERLRNNRTMQAISTKRRRKLKMKKHKYKKLLRNTRTLRRKLDKA, from the exons ATGCTGTCATCTTCGTTACGCCGGGCTGCATGGGCTCCTATTGCCCCCATCACCGGCATCGCTCGCTCGTCCAGtcaagctcttccagcttccTCTAATACCCTCTTAGGCGCGGCACAGCATGTCCGTCAGCGCCGTtactcctcatcttcttcttcaaagccCAGCGACGGTTCCAGAAAAGTCGACGCTTCTTCTCAGACCCCCGCAAAGGGCGTGAATGCAAGCGAAAAGCGTGAGGGTAAGGCTTCCAGACGAAGGGGAAAAGATAGCAGTGGCCGCAACGGCTCCAAGTCGAACCAGCATACGGTCTTCTCGAGACTGCCTAGCGTTCCCTCCACCCAACACCTTCAACCCCATG ATGTTCATGTagcttcattcttttctatccatCGACCTATCTCCGTTTCGACCactgttcctcctccttctaGCCCTGAAGCATTTGATGCCATATTCACCGCGAAGAAATCCACGAAACATGAATCGGATGATGTGATTTTCACTCTATCCTCTACCGTCAACTCCATGGAGAACCCTGCCTATCACCTAGGTGAACAAGAAGGCTCTCTGAACCACTTCGATATGGAGGGTAACCAGCTCGACGGAATGAACATGGCGGAACTGAAGGTTTCCGTGGAGGAGCTCACAAGACGACTTCGTCCATTCCACCCCCCGCCGCCACCGGTTCCCTTCGATGAAGCGAAAGATGCCGGTGCCGTGGAGTCGGAAAACTTCTCTCCCCGCGAAACCAGTTACTCCACCGTTTTGACCATCCATGAGTCCACACATGCGGACGGTCGCAAGACGTACGAAGCCCATACGGGTCCTTTCGTCCGCTCTCCGGATATGGACGCTCCTGGCGCCGGTGAGAATGAAGCCATCATCGACGTACCGTCCCAGCCCGGAACCACCTACATTGAGCGCCTACGCAACAACCGTACCATGCAAGCGATCAGCACCAAGAGACGGCGTaagctgaagatgaagaagcacaAGTACAAGAAGCTTTTGCGGAATACGAGGACCTTGCGTCGCAAGCTTGACAAGGCTTAA
- a CDS encoding putative recombination hotspot-binding protein, translating into MFFQYSTVVNPTTANNADNLRPHNLFTLFLPDVRSTHQSHLQQENIKQQIHPTKTQIRNKMIDRTIFESLQSKIDEEAAVRDELHEIVQTLARNGRSTTAILSRAHSTPSDQLKPVLDEATKEILAQKEQVTRLKALADKHPFYKYNGVWTRELQNLVSSIELCAYLGGLEEYKSNSAASFLTIEEVGKFLDIPVNLKEQDAFHLTIEEYLLALISMVEELSRLAVNSVTLGDYARPVQIGSFIKDLFAGFQLLNLKNDILRKRSDGIKYSVKKVEDVVYDLSLRNLIPKGSDNA; encoded by the exons ATGTTCTTTCAATACTCAACTGTAGTTAATCCAACTACGGCCAACAACGCGGACAACCTCAGGCCCCACAATCTCTTCACTTTATTTTTACCTGACGTAAGGTCGACCCATCAATCCCACctacaacaagaaaacatAAAACAACAAATCCACCCAACAAAAACACaaataagaaacaaaatgATCGACCGCACCATCTTCGAAAGCCTCCAGTCTAAGATCGACGAAGAGGCTGCCGTCCGCGAT GAACTCCATGAGATAGTTCAGACGCTTGCTAGAAATG GACGCTCCACAACGGCTATTCTCTCTCGAGCTCATTCCACACCCTCAGATCAGT TGAAACCTGTCCTCGACGAGGCAACAAAGGAGATCCTCGCTCAGAAAGAGCAAGTCACTCGGCTCAAGGCCTTGGCTGACAAGCACCCGTTCTACAAATATAACGGCGTGTGGACTCGTGAACTGCAGAATCTG GTGTCGTCTATTGAGCTCTGTGCCTATCTGGGCGGGCTGGAGGAGTACAAGAGTAACAGTGCTGCATCGTTCTTGACTATTGAGGAGGTCGGGAAGTTTCTTGATA TCCCCGTCAATCTTAAGGAACAAGATGCGTTCCATCTTACGATTGAAGAATATCTGCTCGCTCTGATTTCTATGGTCGAGGAACTG TCTCGTCTTGCTGTCAACTCGGTCACTCTTGGTGATTACGCACGGCCGGTCCAGATTGGCAGTTTCATCAAGGATTTGTTTGCCGGGTTCCAGCTCTTGAACCTGAAGAACGATATCTTGCGTAAGAGAAGTGATGGAATCAAGTACAGT GTCAAGAAggttgaggatgttgtgTATGACCTTTCTTTGCGGAACCTGATCCCGAAAGGCAGTGATAACGCCTAG
- a CDS encoding plasma membrane proteolipid 3 (stress response RCI peptide, putative) produces the protein MPFTASDICKILFAIILPPLGVFLERGCGADLLINICLTILGWIPGIIHALYIIFKY, from the exons ATGCCTTTCACTGCTTC TGATATCTGCAAGATCCTCTTCGCGATCATCCTCCCTCCCTTGGGTGTTTTCCTTGAGCGGGGATGCGGTGCTGATCTCCTCATCAATATCTGTTTGACCATCCTGGGTTGGATCCCTGGTATCATTCACGCTCT GTACATCATATTCAAGTACTAG
- a CDS encoding component of the U4/U6.U5 snRNP/mitosis protein (mitosis protein dim1) has translation MGSVVLPHLRTAWHVDQAILSEEERLVVIRFGRDHDVDCMRQDEVLFKIAERVKNFAVIYLCDIDEVPEFNTMYELFDPMTIMFFYRNKHMMCDFGTGNNNKLNWVLEDKQELIDILETIYKGAKKGRGLVVSPKDYSTRYRY, from the exons ATGGGTTCCGTCGTCCTGCCGCACTTGCGTACTGCTTGGCACGTCGACCAGGCCATCCtctctgaagaagaacggCTCGTT GTCATCCGATTCGGCCGCGACCACGATGTCGACT GCATGCGCCAAGATGAAGTTCTCTTCAAAATCGCCGAGCGGGTCAAAA ATTTCGCCGTGATCTACCTCTGCGACATTGATGAGGTCCCCGAGTTCAACACCATGTACGAACTCTTCGATCCAATGACCATCATGTTCTTCTATAGGAATAAACACATGATGTGTGATTTCGGTACCGGTAACAATAACAAATTGAACTGGGTGCTGGAGGATAAGCAAGAGTTGATTGATATTCTTGAGACGATCTACAAGGGTGCCAAGAAGGGACGAGGTCTCGTGGTTAGCCCGAAGG ATTACTCGACGAGGTACCGGTACTGA
- a CDS encoding putative glutathione peroxidase Hyr1 — MRSTLSSASIVLRALSSQKPLIYFLAHITSPVAKSPRRSSSTLSSSAKLLLNHQQPRLSAFHTHTMASATTFFDFEPVDKKGSPFPLTPLKGKTILVVNTASKCGFTPQFEGLEKLYQKLKSKYPEDFTILGFPCNQFGGQDPGSNDQIQDFCQLNYGVTFPVLGKLDVNGNEASPLWTWMKEQQPGLLGLKRVKWNFEKFLISPDGKVVGRWASTTKPESLEDTIVKEIEKAQKAGTAASVQAKEGESAEQAKLS, encoded by the exons ATGCGATCAACCCTATCGTCTGCGTCTATCGTCCTACGTGCTTTATCATCCCAGAAACCATTAATCTACTTCCTCGCGCATATAACCAGCCCTGTCGCAAAATCGCCGCGCAGGTCTTCTTCAACGCTGTCAAGCTCCGCTAAGCTGCTACtcaatcatcaacaacctcgTTTGAGCGCATTTCATACGCACACCATGGCTTCCGCAACCACCTTCTTCGACTTTGAGCCAGTTGACA AGAAAGgctctccttttcccctcaCCCCGCTCAAGGGCAAGaccatcctcgtcgtcaacACTGCCTCCAAGTGCGGCTTTACTCCCCAGTTCGAAGGTCTCGAGAAACTCTACCAGAAGCTGAAGTCCAAGTACCCCGAAGACTTTACTATCCTCGGATTCCCTTGCAACCAGTTCGGCGGCCAGGATCCCGGTTCCAACGATCAGATTCAAGACTTCTGCCAGCTGAACTACGGTGTTACATTCCCTGTGTTGGGCAAGCTGGATGTGAACGGAAACGAGGCCTCACCCTTGTGGACCTGGATGAAGGAGCAGCAACCCGGTCTGCTGGGCCTGAAGCGCGTCAAGTGGAACTTCGAAAAGTTCCTGATCTCGCCCGATGGCAAGGTCGTCGGTCGCTGGGCCAGTACCACCAAGCCCGAGTCACTCGAGGACACCATCGTcaaggagattgagaaggcaCAGAAGGCCGGAACTGCAGCTTCGGTTCAGGCTAAGGAGGGAGAGTCTGCTGAGCAGGCTAAGTTGTCGTAA
- a CDS encoding putative vacuolar ATP synthase 16 kDa proteolipid subunit, whose protein sequence is MRSVSLPEEQRPATTVFASTPINNRSLRITATVVYAALNYPFSLSKWPQNFACKVVVCSLLTSQPYSPVYAPFFGALGCTSAIVFTCFGAAYGTAKAGVGVCGMAVLRPDLIVKNIVPIVMAGIIGIYGLVVSVLIANDLAQTVPLYTGFIQLGAGLAVGLAGLAAGFAIGIVGDAGVRGTAQQPRLYVGMILILIFAEVLGLYGLIVALLMNSRAKIDAKC, encoded by the exons ATGCGGTCCGTCAGCCTCCCCGAAGAGCAACGACCAGCAACCACGGTGTTCGCCTCAACTCCCATCAACAACCGAAGCCTTCGCATCACCGCAACTGTTGTCTACGCGGCACTCAACT ACCCGTTCAGTCTTTCAAAATGGCCACAGAACTTTG CTTGCAAAGTAGTTGTTTGTTCGTTGCTAACTTCACAGCCGTATAGTCCCGTCTATGCA CCCTTCTTCGGTGCCTTGGGTTGCACCTCggccatcgtcttcacctGCTTCGGTGCCGCCTATGGAACCGCTAAGGCCGGTGTCGGTGTCTGTGGAATGGCTGTCCTCAGACCCGATTTGATCGTCAAGA ACATCGTTCCCATTGTCATGGCGGGTATCATCGGTATCTACGGACTGGTCGTGTCCGTCCTGATCGCGAACGACTTGGCACAGACGGTCCCTCTATACACCGGGTTCATTCAGCTGGGAGCAGGTCTCGCTGTCGGTCTGGCTGGTCTGGCAGCTGG TTTTGCCATCGGTATTGTCGGTGACGCTGGTGTCCGCGGAACAGCCCAGCAACCTAGGCTCTATGTTGGCATGATTCTTATCCTCATTTTCGCTGAAGTTTTGG GTCTTTACGGTCTCATCGTTGCCCTTTTGATGAACTCTCGGGCCAAGATTGATGCCAAGTGCTAA
- a CDS encoding putative lipase/serine esterase translates to MSNNHEDADGIPRKADHLCVLIHGFWGNPSHMDHLAASLRQRYSEDRLHLLVTERNIGNLTYDGTEVGGERVAHEIEETLNTLADKGCPIRKLSIVGYSFGGLLARYAIGLLDARGWFDKLEPANFTTFASPHVGVRIPRKGVWGYIWNNVGPRQGSVSAQQLFLVDSFGDSGRPLLSIMADPDSIFVRALAKFKNRSLYGNVVNDRTTIFYTTMLSMVDPFRDLGDAQVNYVKGYEPVVIDPDMYFLPAAELKESLPLGSRVWGQITRLFTTALFWAVVVLFLSIVLPLFFLHSISQWSHSRERVRLHEEGESATLFREYRLPHVMVKEMQSAVEEAYEDVGFHQDPDYLSTTSKSSPADSIRRRNSPGLKAKEAAEHKPSSSSITIQEASSPTPEHDQPNSTREAATDDAISKKRRAYPMLALSPAQIAIIESLNSVGFRKYPVYIHNHRHSHAAIIVRAPKPGFDEGKVVIRHWLDTEFQI, encoded by the exons ATGAGTAACAACCATGAGGACGCGGACGGCATTCCGCGGAAAGCCGACCACCTTTGTGTCTTGATCCATGG ATTCTGGGGCAACCCCTCTCATATGGACCACCTCGCAGCGTCACTGCGACAGCGATACAGTGAGGACCGCCTCCACCTTTTAGTCACAGAGCGCAACATCGGGAACCTCACATACGATGGGACCGAAGTTGGCGGCGAGCGAGTGGCTCACGAGATCGAGGAAACACTGAACACATTAGCCGACAAAGGATGTCCCATCCGAAAACTGAGTATCGTCGGGTACTCATTCGGAGGCCTGTTGGCCAGATATGCAATAGGATTGCTCGACGCACGAGGATGGTTCGACAAGCTAGAACCGGCCAACTTCACAACCTTCGCGTCGCCACATGTCGGCGTACGGATTCCCCGAAAGGGTGTCTGGGGCTATATCTGGAATAACGTAGGCCCTCGGCAGGGGTCTGTATCAGCGCAGCAGTTGTTCTTGGTTGATTCTTTTGGAGACTCTGGGCGACCGCTGCTTAGCATTATGGCGGATCCGGATAGTATCTTCGTGCGGGCTCTAGCGAAGTTCAAGAATCGCAGTCTGTATGGGAATGTTGTCAATGATCGCACTACCATCTTCTACACTACCATGCTTTCGATGGTGGATCCCTTTCGTGATCTGGGCGACGCGCAGGTTAACTATGTTAAAGGGTATGAGCCTGTTGTGATTGACCCAGATATGTACTTTCTGCCTGCGGCGGAGTTGAAAGAGTCTTTGCCATTGGGTTCGCGTGTATGGGGGCAGATAACGAGACTTTTCACCACGGCCTTGTTCTgggctgttgttgttctctTCTTATCCATCGTCCTTCCGCTTTTCTTCCTGCACTCTATCTCTCAATGGTCCCACAGTCGAGAACGAGTCCGGCTAcacgaggaaggagagagcGCAACACTTTTCAGAGAATATCGGTTACCTCACGTCATGGTAAAGGAAATGCAAAGCGCCGTAGAAGAAGCATACGAGGACGTCGGGTTCCACCAGGACCCCGATTACCTCTCCACCACAAGCAAAAGCAGTCCAGCAGATTCAATCAGGCGACGAAACTCCCCAGGGCTGAAGGCTAAAGAAGCTGCAGAGCACAAACCcagttcctcctccatcaccaTCCAAGAAGCTTCCTCTCCAACACCAGAGCATGATCAACCAAACAGCACCCGCGAAGCAGCAACAGATGATGCCATCAGCAAGAAGCGCCGAGCATATCCCATGCTCGCCCTAAGCCCAGCCCAGATCGCCATAATCGAGTCGCTCAACTCCGTGGGATTCCGCAAATACCCGGTCTACATTCACAATCACCGACATAGCCATGCAGCGATCATCGTGCGGGCCCCCAAACCGGGCTTCGACGAAGGCAAAGTAGTCATCAGGCATTGGCTCGATACCGAATTTCAGATCTAA
- a CDS encoding 60S ribosomal protein eL22, translating to MSPATARGRKAQKVTHKFTINASQPVSDKIFDLSAFEKFLHDRIKVEGRVGNLGDKVVISQVGDGKIEVVSHIPFSGRYLKYLTKKYLKKQQLRDWLRVVATSKGVYELRFYNVASEEADEDEE from the exons ATGTCTCCCGCTACT GCTCGTGGTCGTAAGGCCCAGAAGGTCACCCACAAG TTCACCATCAACGCTTCTCAGCCCGTGAGCGACAAGATCTTCGACCTCTCCGCTTTCGAGAAGTTCCTTCACGACCGTATCAAGGTTGAGGGCCGTGTCGGCAACCTCGGTGACAAGGTTGTCATCTCCCAGGTCGGCGATGGCAAGATCGAGGTTGTTTCCCACATTCCCTTCTCTGGTCGCTACCTCAAGTACTT GACCAAGAAGTACCTCAAGAAGCAGCAGCTCCGTGACTGGCTTCGCGTTGTCGCCACCTCCAAGGGTGTCTACGAGCTCCGCTTCTACAACGTCGCCAGCGAGGAGgctgacgaggatgaggagtAA